The DNA segment ATGAAGATCGAAGATCAGTCGCGGCGTGAGTTTTATGGACGTGAATGTGCTGAAGCGGCCTGGAGTGTTCGTCAATTGGAGCGGCAGATAAACTCGTTCCTTTATGAACGTCTGCTCGCCACACAAAAAAGCGGAGCTGAAAGCGTGAAAAACGAAATTCACACGCTTGAACCGAAAAATGATCCCGATTATATCCTCAAAGACCCCTATATTTTGGAGTTTTTGGATTTGAAAGAAAATCGTGATTATCACGAAAACGATTTGGAACAGGCTTTAATCAACAAACTGCAAGAGTTTTTGCTCGAACTTGGAAAGGGCTTTTCATTTGTGGCACGCCAAAAGCGGATAACAATTGAGGGCGACCATTACTATGTCGATCTCGTTTTTTACAACTATATCCTTAAATGCTTTGTAGTCATCGATTTAAAGGCAGGAAAGCTGACTTATCAAGATGTCGGCCAAATGGACTTCTATGTCCGATATTTTGAGGATAAGGTGAAATTGCCGGGTGATAATCCCACCATAGGGATTATTCTCTGCACCGACAAAAACGATACGATGGCAAAATACTCTGTGCTGTCAGATAATGAAAATCTGTTTGCCTCAAAATATATGCTCTATCTTCCCACAGAGGAAGAATTGAAGCACGAATTAAAACGTGAACGCGAGCTTATTGAGCGTCAGAAGGCCATGGACGAGGGGGCAGACAAATGAGTGCCCTTACAAAGCATTCACGCATTATGGAGATACTGGAGCGAGAAACGGGAGGACACAGCTACAAATCTCACAAATACAGCCTTGACGATTCAGAGCGCTCCCCTGTCGAATATGGGGAATCAGGGAAGTCGACGCAGTGGACACGGCGTGGGGAAACAAAGGATATTAGAACAACTACGATTATATGATTGGTGTATCAAAGAGATTCAATCCTGAAATGTGTCTCATGTTAGGTGATAAACCGAATCCCGGATTTATCGCCAAGTTGCCATTATATCATCGGACTCCAGTGGCGTACTTTACAGATCCCGAAAGATGATTCAACTGTTAACGATGTCCTCCAATATTACTGCATAAAGCGGTATAACGAAATACCTGAGTTAGTCGCTGAAGATTGAGCTTGTTTAATCTCACCGACTTTATGAGAAAAAATAATTTGGTCTCTGACTTTATGAACGAAGTCGCCCGGACCGCAACATTCTAAAGAGACCTCTCCCGATCACCCTCCCGGGAGTGTGGCCGCATGGACTATCTGGAGGAGTTTCCCGTTCTCGTCATCGACGACGAACTGCACTCGGATACCGCGGAAGGCCGGGCGTCGCGGGAGATCGTGATAGAACTGAAACATGAGGACTTCCCCGTCATCGAGGCTCTGACCGCCCGGGACGGGATCCATGCGTTCCTCTCGCACCCCCACGCGAGCTGCATCGTCATCGACTGGGAACTCTCCCCCGAGACGGCGGACGGCACGCTCACCGCCGCAGACGTCATCACCCTCATCCGGGAGAGGAACCCGAAAGTCCCGATATTCTTAAACACCGAGAAACTGGCGATCTCTGCCATACCGCTCTCCGTCATATCCCGGATCGACGGGTATATCTGGAAGCTCGAAGATACTCCCGGCTTCATCGCCGGCCACATCAAGCGGGCGGCAGCGAACTATCTCGCCGACGTACTCCCGCCGTTCTTCCGGGGAATGATGGACTACGTCGAGGAGTACAAATACTCCTGGCACACGCCGGGGCACATGGGCGGCGTCGCGTTCCTCAAGAACGCCGCCGGCCGGATCTTCTACAACTTCTTTGGGGAGAACGCTCTCCGGGCCGACCTCTCTGCCTCGGTGCCGGAACTCGGTTCGCTCCTGGAGCACTCCGGCGCCGTCGGGGAGGCGGAGCGGAAGGCCGCGGAGGTCTTCGGGGCAGACCGGACTTACTTCGTCACCGGCGGCACGTCGGCCGCGAACAAGATCGTCTGGCTCAGCACCGTTACCAGCGGCGATGTCGTTCTGGTGGACCGGAACTGCCACAAGTCCGTGATGCACGCGATCATCATGACCGGCGCCGTCCCGATTTACCTCATCCCGTCCCGGAACGAGTACGGGATCATCGGCCCCATCATGAGCCGCGAGTTCCGCCCGGAGGTCATCGCGGAGAAGGTCCGGAACTGCCCGCTCATCGAGGAACCCGCGTCGCGGACGGTCAGGATGGCCGCGATCACGAACTCCACCTACGACGGGATCTGCTACAGTACGGAGAGGATCGAGGAGCACCTGCGCGACCGTGTTCCATACCTCCATTACGACGAGGCGTGGTTCGGCTACGCCCGGTTCCATCCCCTCTATGCCGGCCGGTTCGGGATGCACCCAACCGACGAGGTCGGGCCGACGGTCTTTGCCACCCAGTCGACCCACAAAGTTCTCGCCGCATTCTCGCAGGGCTCGATGCTCCACGTCAGGCAGGACCGGGGTCCCGTCGACCACCCGCGGTTCAACGAGGCGTTCATGATGCTCACCTCGACCTCTCCCCAGTACACCATCATTGCGTCGCTCGACGTCGCCGCCAGGATGATGGCCGGGCACTCGGGGAGGTTTCTCGTCGAAGAGGCGATCGAGGAGGCGATCGTCTTTAGAAAGAAGATGGTGACGGTGGCCGAAGAGATCCGGGCAGGAAGTCGGGCCGGGGAGGACTACTGGTGGTTCACCGTCTGGCAGCCCGACTGCATCATGGACGAGGAGACGGAGAGGCCGCTTGGTGAGGCGGACGCTGCGCTCCTCCGGGAGCACGCCGGCTGCTGGCTCTTAAACCCCCACGATACGTGGCACGGCTTTCCGGGCATCGAGGAGGGGTACGCCATGCTCGACCCGATCAAGGTGACGATCCTCACCCCGGGGATCGGGCCGGGCGGAAGGATGGAGGAGCGGGGGATACCGGCGGCCGTCGTCACGAAGTACCTCAGGAAGAGCGGGATCGTCGTCGAGAAGACCGGGTACTACTCGTTTTTGGTCCTCTTCACGCTCGGGATCACCAAGGGCAAGTCCGGGACGCTGCTTGCGGAACTCTTCCAGTTCAAGGCCCTCTACGACCGCAACAGCCCGCTCGAGGAGGTCTTCCCCGATCTCGTGCGGGAACACCCGGCCCGGTACTCCGGGCGGGGGCTCGCCGACCTCTGCCGGGAGATGCACGGCTACCTGCGGGACGGGTCGATCGCCGGGACGCTCAGGAACGTCTACGCGACGCTGCCGGAACCGGTGATGACGCCTGCGGAGGCATACCGCCACCTGGTGCGCGGGGAGGTGGCGCCGGTGCCGGCAGGCGAGATCGAGGGGAGGACGGTCGCGGTGATGGTCGTCCCCTACCCGCCCGGGATCCCGGTCATCATGCCGGGGGAGCGGTGCGGGGCGGCCACGCGGGCGATCGTCGATTACCTCGTCTCCCTGCAGGAGTTCGACGCCCTCTTCCCCGGGTTCGAGAGCGAGGTGCACGGGGTGGATGTTGTCGTGGCAGAGGACGGGCAGAGGGTCTACTACGTCTACTGCGTTACGGAGTGACGGGTGGGGTCACTTCCGCACCCTGCCGCGGGCGAGCGAGGCGAAGATGCTCAGGGTGCAGAAGGCGGCGAAGACGAGGAAGATCGCGGTCGCGAGGAGGTGGACAGGTGGACGAGGCTACGATACTGAGCGAGACGGCGTCGAGAGCGAACTCAGCGGCGATGGATGGGAGCGCGATGTTCACTGCCGAGCCCATAAACGGAGTGACCACGCGCTGAGTGCAGGGTGGTCGGGATGATGCCGGATCACCTGCCGGGAGGTACGGTACTGGGCAGGAACCTGTCCGGGAGAGAACAATGAAGGGGAGAGGAGCGGGTTAGCCAGTGGTACTCTTTTACGCTAACTGATAACATATGCAAATTATTTACACGTCCGGGTTTTATTGGAGAAAGAGCCCTGGTTCCGTCGTGAGTAATCTCTTGCTTCAACGGTTATTTTTCGGAAAAGCCCCTTGAGGTGGGGTTTAGTATTCCGCGCAACACCTTCCCCGCACTGCGCTTGTCCTTCAGAAAGGTGCGGAGTGGACGATTCCCGGCGAAATGCCCGTGAATCTACATGTTATTCCAGAGACGCTCGGGTGATCTCTCACGCACCGAGATCGACGTACTTCTTGCGTATATAAAACGTGTAAAGAAATTGGACAGAATTTTTATACGGAGGTCTTCCGATGTCTCATCGGTGGATTCTGATGAAGATCAGTCGCATTATAGGACTTCTGGCTGCCGTCGCCTTCATCGTGCCGGTGGTTTCAGCTGCAGGTATCGGAAACGAAAATGACGGAGTCGCGGGACTTCTCTCGCAGGCGGACGGGTACGGAACCCGTGAGTATTTTACGATTACACAGGGGGAGACTGATACTCATCTGCTCAATGTACCAGCTGGGATGTCCTTACTGAATGTTTACTTAAACTGGTTTACCCCGGACCACTCCCTGAGATTAGAGATCTACAGACCGGATGGGAGCCTGTATGGTTCGTACCATGACAATTATGGTGGACGTCTGGATGGGCGGATTCGTGTAGATATAAGCAGCCCTGTATCAGGTACCTGGAGACTTGAAGTGCATGGCGAGAGTGTGACAGGAACCATTCCGTATATTTTGAATTGCAATGCTTATGCTTAAATGATTACCTCTCACACGCTTTCAACAAAGCCGAACACCTACCAGGCCAAACCTTTTTACTGATACCGGTTTTATATAAATCCATGGTCACGCGGGTGCGGATTGCCGGAATCGCTCTGGCCATCTTCTGCCTCGCACTGCTGCCGTCTGCCGCATGTGCTACTGTCGTTCAGAACGCATATCCGGAGAAGGTGCCGTTGGATCCTATGCCGGTGTACGTCTGGAATCTCCCCCTGGAGATTGTTATTCTCGGACTCGTATCCATATTCGTTCCGGTGCTCTTTATCCCGATGCAACTTGTATTCTCGCTGCTCACATGGTTGCATTTCGGCCATAAGAGGGTCCTGCACAATAACGTCCTTGAGAACGAAACCCGGAATGCAATGTACCTATGCATACGCGATAATCCGGGAATCAATACAAGCTCTCTCTCCCGGTTGCTCGGGATGAATATTGGAACCCTCCGCTACCATGTAGAGATGTTATGCAAGATGGGAACGGTCGTCCCCGAGCCGAACTGCAGTGGTATGAGATATTACGTCAGCACGGGCGCCTGTCCCGGTCTGGAACGAAAGGTGGCGGGATATCTCAACGAGCAGTCGAAGAGTCGGATACTCAATATCGTTTTGCAACACCCGGGAAGCACGAGAAAAGAGATCGCGTCCCGGCTCATAATGTCGGGCGCGAACGTCACCTGGCATATGAAACCGCTGCTCCGGGATGGTATTGTCAGAGACGAGAAGAAAGGACGGTTCATACACTACTACCTCTGCGCCGATGCGAAAGAGTGTGTACAAGCCCACGGATCGTGGAAGCCCGCGATCGCCGGGGGGCGTGTGTCCGGCACCGGTATCTGATTGCCGTTCGACAGTTCTCCATAACTACACCGTTTGCCCCTTTTCCCGGATCGCCCCGCGGCTTATCGAGGATGCGTTCAGAGTCTCCGGGCGCCGCCTGCACGTCATGCATGGACGACGGAGTCGGCCCGGGCGATCTCCTGCTCGGGAAAGAGGATGATGTGATCCGATATGCTCTCTGCGGTCGTAATCCCGCCCGACTGCTCGATCTCCAGGAAGATCTCGATCATATGCCGGGAGGCTTCGGAAGAGAACGTGGCCTCCTTCAGGGGACGAAGCGATCCGTCCGCGAAGGCGTACAGGTCGCCGTTGGTTTTGTTGTAGGTCATTGGACCGTCGTGTTTGAACGTCGTGAGCGTTATGTTGTATTCTCCGTGAATAAGATCGTCAAACTCGATCCTGTCGACCTCGCGTAATATGGCGAGGGGATGTACCCCCTGCATGGGGAAGTCAAATACCTGGTCGTTATAATATACGTTGCCGCTCTGGTGGACATATATCTCGTACGCGTGCTCCTCCCCGTCTACGTAGCCGATCCAGTGGAGTTCGGTGCACTGCACTGTTCCGTCTTTGTCGATATACTGGTTCAGCTGGATGAGCACGGCCGACTCGTTCGAAAACGCCTGCTCCTGTACGAACGTATTCCAGAGGTCAACCAGGTCGGGTCGGCACTCCCGGGAGTCGAAAGAGATATGCATCTCTCCCTTGGTGACCTCGGGCTGCTCGGGCATGTAGAAGTAATGCACAAAGACGAGAGCGATGAGGATACTCCAGATGACAATCTGGCTCCTTTTCATGGGACCTCCGGATAGGAGCGTTCTGGTTTCGACGGGTTTTTGTACAGGTTGAAGGTACTGTCGCTCATGGCTGATACAGTTTATGCAATCGGCCGGCAGGCCTGCCTGTCCATCGACAGAACCCAGTAGTTCGGGTGCAGGGCGCGCGCAAGTGCGGCAGTCTGAGGCTGCTGCGTCCTGTACGGCATTACCGCCGTGAGAATGGGTTCTCTCCTGTGCCCTCGTCTTCCGGGGAGGGTTCTCTCCGTTCATTTTCGGCAAATATCTGCCGACGTGTAAAGAAATTGGACAGAATTTCTAAATAGATCACTGTTCATGTCATTGTGTGGATGCTTCAGAGCGGCGTCTGCAAAAGATGTGGGGCTACCCATCCCTGGTTGACGACCGGATGACGCGCCCCGCATGCCCGGAGGCATGACGATCTGGGCTTTCGAACTGTAAAAGCGTTGCGTCGTGCCTCCACCAATCTACACGGAGGTGAACAATGCAACCAAAAACAATCGGGGGATTGCCCATCGTTCTGGCACTCCTCCTCGCGGGAATGGTAACTGTGCCGACGGTGAGCGCACAGACAGGTATCGAAGGTTCGTTTGATCTGCAGACCTATCGAGCGGAAGCACTCGAACACGTATCCGCGCAGGAGGGCATTCCCGTAGGAGAGTTAACCATCATAAACGAGGCTTTTGCCGCATTCCCCCTTACGGGCCGGACCCTCTGGGGGGCAAAGATACTGGACGAAAAGTCGTCCGCTATCTACGGGATTTATCTGGACGAAGAGGGGAAGGCTGCCGATATCGATGCTGTCAGAGAGGCCGAAGCGGCTGAAAGCAGCAAACGATACGGAAAACTGGACCCGGAACTTGCGGATCGCGTCTCAACCATGCGCTCCGACGAGAAGGTCGTCGTCTGGATCTGGTTAACAGAGCCCTCCATGGACCGGTCGCGGTTCCAGGGCAACCTGAGCGAGGAGCAGCACCAGGAACTACTGAGCCTGCAGAGGACCGCGTATGCCGCCCACGAGGCGCCGGTGATCGACTTCCTGAAGGAACAGGACTCGACCGTGGTCTATGCCAGCCAGTACGCCCCGGTGGTCTTCGCGGAGGTCTCCAGGGAGGCGATCCAGGACCTGAGCAAGCGGTCGGACGTCGTATCGCTGGACATCACCCGGAGCTACGAACCTGCGCTCAATAGTGCAGCGCCGACCGTGAAGGCAGACGTCGTCTGGGGAAGAGGGAAGACCGGCACCGGCATCAAGGTCGCGATTGTGGAAGTGCCGGAGTCGGGTGAAAGTTCAAGAGTAGAATTCTCAAACCCCTACCTGCCTGACGGATCAGCGTATCGCCCCGATCTGCCCGTGAGTTCCCATGCAACCGAAGTGGCCGGTATCGTTGCAAGTACCCACTCAACGTACAAGGGCATCTCCTACGGTGTACCGGCACTGCTTTCAGCGAATGCCAACACAGGGTATGATTCTAGTATTGTCCCTGCAACGGAATGGGCGATAACACAGGGTGCGAACATTCTCAGTTGTAGTCTCGGCAGAAACACATCGAGGGAACTCGACAGTCTAGCCCAATACTACGATCATGTCGTCTGGAGCAATCACCTGACTGTGGTTGCCGCCGCAGGCAACTCGCCCGACGACGGTAAGGTAAAGTCCCCGGGACTCGCGTACAACGTCGTTGCCGTTGGCGCTTTTGATGATGGAGACACATCGACCTGGACAGACGATGCCATGCTGGGAAACTCCGGCTATAACGATCCGATATCGCAGCACGGTGATCGAGAGAAACCGGAAGTAGCCGCCGTTGGGGCCGGGATGATATCCACACTAGCTGCCAGCCCCTGGGTCGGTTATTGCGACGACTTTGGAACAAGTTATGCCACACCGGCAGTATCCGGCGAGGCCGCCCTGCTGATGCACCGGCAGAGCCAGCTCACGTCCTGGCCGGAAGCCATCAAGGCCGCCATCATGGCGGGAGCGATCCACAACATCGAGGGTGCCAGCAGGTTGAGCGACCGCGACGGCGCGGGAGGGATCGACTGTTCGATCGCCGACGACACTATCTCGAACAACCGCTGGTGGGCGAACACCGTGACCTACGGCGACTTCCCGAAGACCTACGTCCTGAGCGGCATCCCCGCCGGGAAGAAGGTCAGGGTCGTCGCCGCGTGGGACTCGCATCCGCCGGATCTACACCCCCCCTACGGCACGATCAACGATCCGCTGCAATCCGACTTCGATCTCCTCATCTACGATCCGAACGGCGAGCGGGTTGAAGTCTCGTCGTCCTACGACAACAACTACGAGATCGGCCAGTTCGAGACGGAAATGAGCGGGAACTATCAGGCGAGGGTTGTTAAATACCGGTTCGAAGACGCATCCGAGCGTCTCGCGCTGGCCTACAGCATCAGCGACCCCTGAACCCACTTATTTTTGTATACACGCTAACGAAGGGACTGCAATGAAGTTGCACACTTACTCATACATCGCGACGATAATCCTCGCCGTCCTCGCGAGCGCCGGGTGCCTGGGACCGGCCGATACCAACCTGACCGCAAACGTCACGCTGGAACCGACACCGGAGCCCTGCGAGACGTGCACCGTCCCCGAAGGATTCTGCGGCCCGCCCGCGGTCTGCCCGGGGGAGCCGGTGGACGGCGTCTATGCCTTCACGGACAAGAACGTCTACCACATCGGGGAGGTGGTGGAGTTCGGCATCGTCAACTGCGGCGATGAGCCGGTGGAATTCGGCAGCCCACGCCCATGGTGGATTGACAGATGGGTCACGAACGAATCAGGATGCATGCCGGGCAATTGCACCGGCGGCACGTGGGAGCTCGTCGGCAATGCGGGATGTGCTCCGACCGTGGTGTGCTTCCTCGACCCCGGAGAGAACTGGACGGTGCGGTGGGATACTTCAGGGGCGAACCAAAGTGAGACCATAGACATGGGGGCGGACAACCCCACTCCCGGGATATACTGCATCTGGTACGAAGGCGGCTACGCCAAGGAGTTCGAGTTCGTGTGAGCGTAACGGCGGCACAGGCATGCTACGGCTTCCGTGTGCGGATGCGCTGCGGCAGCAACGCAGACGGGGTTGCCGATGGTGGACACTAGTGTACCTTATACGGCGGCGCCGTGATAAGGGTTTCATCTCCAGAAAGGGGATCAAACCCCTCACTTTTGGCAAAAACCTGCCGACGTGTAAATGAATCGGACAGAATTTCTAAATAGATCGCCGCTCACGTCATTGTGTGGATGCTTCAGAGCGGCGTCTGCAAAAGATGTGGGGCTACCCATCCCTGGTTGACGACCGGATGACGCGCCCCGCATGCCCGGAGGCAAAGGGAACGTACGCATTCTGCGTACTTAAGGTTGTGCCTCTTTTGCCTCCTGGGAAAGAAACAGGAGGAAAGCAAATGGCGTCCCTTGCATACTCCATCAACCAGATATTCTGGCTCCCTGTCCTTGTCATCCTCGGCCTGCTTCTGACGCGCATCGTCTTCATCGATGGTGGGGAGCGCCACATCACCTTCGCACGATCGGCCATCTTCTACCTCGGAGCAACTGGGATCGTCCTTCTGCGCTACCTGGTACTGGGGTACCCCGTTCTCCCCCTCCTCCAGGCAATCGCGCTTGTTGGTATCGTTGCTTTTCCCATCCTCTATATCTGGGAACGACGGCGCGCACCGGAGGGAGCGGATTGATGGCTGATGGATGACCAGCAGAGTGATCGATGTGTTCTGCGCACCCCTGTGAGAGGTAGAGGGCTCATGACCGTAAAGGCAGTGCAGGTACTGGCCGCTCTGCTCATCGCATGCACTCTGTGCATTCCTGCAGTCGCGGCCTCAACGATCCCCCTCGAATACTAACACATGGACCGGTGCCCGGACTGCAAACTGACTGATCCGCTGATTGCGGACCTGGAAAGCACCTACGACGGCGCCCTCACGATCGAATGGATCGACGTCGAGACTGTGGACAGTTGGGAGCGATGGAACGCGTACGCATTTCTCGAAGTCCCGGCCGTAGTCGTGAACGGCACCGTCACAATTCCCAAAGAGGAGATCACCGACGAGAACCTCAGGGCGGCGATCGAGCAGTCCCTTGCCGGTGCTGAGCCGCAGGAGAACTCGCCGCCGATTAACTGGAATATCCCGTTTGCATTCTCCCTGGGCCTTTTCTCCGGGTTCTCACCCTGCCTGATGGCAATACTCGGATTCATACTGGTGTACGTCACCGGGTCGGGCAAAGGGCTGAGAAGCAGTCTCCTGAACTCTGTAATATTCGGTCTGGGGCTGGTAGCCGCGTATATCGTCCTGGGGTGCTGCTTCCTGCTGGCAGGGATGTCCCTTGGTGGTTTCGGTCCGTACCTCGCCGTCGCGGCAGGACTGATCACGATACTCACCGGGGTGAACCTGCTTGGGTTGATAAAACTCCCGATCTCCGCGGACGACTACGTTAAGTCATCCATACGGAAGCATGCAACCACGCTTGCCGGGTTGTTCATTCTGGGCATGATATTTTCAATCGTCAAGGCCCCGTGCGCCGCACCGATGCTCCTCGTCCTGCTGAGCAGAATCCTGATCGACGGCACCGTACAGGATTTATCGCTCCTGCTGGTCTTCGGAGCCGGGGTGCTCACGCCGTTTCTCGGCGTCGGAGTCCTCGGTGGATACGCCTCATCAAGCAGGATACGGGAGTACAGGGACGTTATTCGAGCGGGAAGCGGGATCCTGTTGATAGGATTCGGGGTCTGGCTCATCTTCTGGGGGTAAACACTGCTGGATCAGCAGATACCCATCCTCCGGATCGACTGGCGTACCTTGCACGATCTTCCTTGCCGCGAGAATATCCGTTACCCTGCACCTGCATCCTTCAGGATGAGACCGAATGCCTCATTTTTGCAAGCAGTCGATGGACGTGTAAAGAAAAAGGACAGAAAACATAAATGCCCAGACGTCTAGGCTAGAGTGCGGAGGCTCAAAACAGCGTTCGCAAAATCGCGGAGGCTCAAAACAGCGTTCGCAAAATCGCGGAGGCTCAAAACAGCGTTCGCAAAACCGCGGAGGCTCACCCTATCCGTCCAAGACCGGATGAGCTCCCCACTGCCCGAAGGTAAAGGGAACGTACGCGTTCTGCTTACTTAAGGTTGTGCCTCTTTTGCCTCCGGGAAAAGAAGCTGGAGGAAAAACAAATGAATGGAAACATTGGAATGCGGGCACTCTCCGCGCTCCTGGCAATGCTGCTGGTGAGCGCGGGTGTTGTGCCGGTAATGGCTTGCAACCCCCTTGAACCAGGAGCCTGCACCGGTTACTCGTTTACCGAGAGCAGTGGTGTTGTGGATGACTCCAAGGGGGCAGGGTTATGCTGAGATCACTCAAACTATTTTTTAGTTTTCTGGCCCTTTTTATAGTCGCTACAGTTATCCGGTTCGGCGCTCTGATCTGGTATCCGGAATACATAGATCCGGCACACCTGTTATCATCGATATTGCTTGGACTGGCCGTAATTCCCATAGTTCTCATAGTCCTGCTCTCACGTTCCTTCACCGCCAAATTTACTGCTGCAAATCTCAGCCCTCGCGCTACACGTTTGCTCGCGATCATGGCCTCTGCTTTATTTGCTGTTATGACGTTCCTGGGGATTTACTATGGAAATCCGCCGCCGTTGTGATGGCGAAGGAGCCACTATGTTAAAAAAAGGGATTAACATGATAGATCATCCATCCTCCATCGATGGGAAATATTTAGGAGTTTGTGACGAATATGGGACCCTGTATACCGCCTTCGCCCGGGCGCTGGGCATCCCGACGCGGTTCCTGTCGTTCACCATGGAAGAAGTTGCTACCGGCAATGTATCGGGGCATGCCACTGCGGAGTCGTGGAATGGAAATGTCTGGATACACTCGGATCCGACATGGAATGTATTTGACAATCCACAGGTTTACAGGACGGCAGGAAATGATCACATCAACATTACGGTCTACGGTGACGCCGACGACTCCTATTACACACAGGATCCAAACGACCCGACCGGCGACGGCATTCTCAGGTACGAAGATTTCAGAACACAGATCTTCCTCGGTGAGGTTCCGAGGTACAATTAACCCTTTTTATGACGAGAAGTCTCACCCTCCTGGCGTTCGGGCTCATCCTTGCGGTGCTCGTCGGCAGTATCCCTGCAAGTGCGGTAGTGACGCCCCTCCCCGGGCAGGGGAACCAGACCCATATCCTTTATGGGGTCCACCCAAATGCGAAGACCAACGAGACGATCACCGCATTCATCGCTGAACATGGGGAGATCTGGTGGCATGAGAGCACGTACAACCACACGCATGAGTACGTGTACATCGTGCCGGCGAACGCCTGCGAAGAACAGCTCGTCTATTTAAACAAGATTAGAGCCGATGAACACGGCGGCGAACAGTCCATCGGGCAAATCTGGATTATCGGCTGCGATGAGGCGCTGCCCCTGGCCGCGGAACTCACCTTCCCGAAGATTTTTGCGAAGTACCCGGCGCTCAGCAACGACGGCGGGGTGCGGTCGTACGTCGAGAATCAATCCCCCAACCGCTATGAGGAGATCACGTCCAAACCTTCTCGGGCGCAGGTCTACTTCATCAACGATACCGGCGTGTTCACGGAGTACATCGTCGACCTCTCGGGAGGAGAGATCGTCTCCACCACCTACATCTCGGAAGAGAA comes from the Methanoculleus marisnigri JR1 genome and includes:
- a CDS encoding PDDEXK nuclease domain-containing protein — translated: MNGRNDSIQPTVTGELNTSIYQGIRNTLAEARSKAYSAVNSAMVEAYWEIGRQIDEAVGERAEYGKGLLRYLAGQLTSEFGKGFDESSLRRMRQFFKTFPIRATLWHELSWSHYRLLMKIEDQSRREFYGRECAEAAWSVRQLERQINSFLYERLLATQKSGAESVKNEIHTLEPKNDPDYILKDPYILEFLDLKENRDYHENDLEQALINKLQEFLLELGKGFSFVARQKRITIEGDHYYVDLVFYNYILKCFVVIDLKAGKLTYQDVGQMDFYVRYFEDKVKLPGDNPTIGIILCTDKNDTMAKYSVLSDNENLFASKYMLYLPTEEELKHELKRERELIERQKAMDEGADK
- a CDS encoding transglutaminase-like domain-containing protein translates to MEIRRRCDGEGATMLKKGINMIDHPSSIDGKYLGVCDEYGTLYTAFARALGIPTRFLSFTMEEVATGNVSGHATAESWNGNVWIHSDPTWNVFDNPQVYRTAGNDHINITVYGDADDSYYTQDPNDPTGDGILRYEDFRTQIFLGEVPRYN
- a CDS encoding winged helix-turn-helix transcriptional regulator, with the translated sequence MPVYVWNLPLEIVILGLVSIFVPVLFIPMQLVFSLLTWLHFGHKRVLHNNVLENETRNAMYLCIRDNPGINTSSLSRLLGMNIGTLRYHVEMLCKMGTVVPEPNCSGMRYYVSTGACPGLERKVAGYLNEQSKSRILNIVLQHPGSTRKEIASRLIMSGANVTWHMKPLLRDGIVRDEKKGRFIHYYLCADAKECVQAHGSWKPAIAGGRVSGTGI
- a CDS encoding S8 family peptidase, producing the protein MQPKTIGGLPIVLALLLAGMVTVPTVSAQTGIEGSFDLQTYRAEALEHVSAQEGIPVGELTIINEAFAAFPLTGRTLWGAKILDEKSSAIYGIYLDEEGKAADIDAVREAEAAESSKRYGKLDPELADRVSTMRSDEKVVVWIWLTEPSMDRSRFQGNLSEEQHQELLSLQRTAYAAHEAPVIDFLKEQDSTVVYASQYAPVVFAEVSREAIQDLSKRSDVVSLDITRSYEPALNSAAPTVKADVVWGRGKTGTGIKVAIVEVPESGESSRVEFSNPYLPDGSAYRPDLPVSSHATEVAGIVASTHSTYKGISYGVPALLSANANTGYDSSIVPATEWAITQGANILSCSLGRNTSRELDSLAQYYDHVVWSNHLTVVAAAGNSPDDGKVKSPGLAYNVVAVGAFDDGDTSTWTDDAMLGNSGYNDPISQHGDREKPEVAAVGAGMISTLAASPWVGYCDDFGTSYATPAVSGEAALLMHRQSQLTSWPEAIKAAIMAGAIHNIEGASRLSDRDGAGGIDCSIADDTISNNRWWANTVTYGDFPKTYVLSGIPAGKKVRVVAAWDSHPPDLHPPYGTINDPLQSDFDLLIYDPNGERVEVSSSYDNNYEIGQFETEMSGNYQARVVKYRFEDASERLALAYSISDP
- a CDS encoding urease accessory protein UreH domain-containing protein encodes the protein MDRCPDCKLTDPLIADLESTYDGALTIEWIDVETVDSWERWNAYAFLEVPAVVVNGTVTIPKEEITDENLRAAIEQSLAGAEPQENSPPINWNIPFAFSLGLFSGFSPCLMAILGFILVYVTGSGKGLRSSLLNSVIFGLGLVAAYIVLGCCFLLAGMSLGGFGPYLAVAAGLITILTGVNLLGLIKLPISADDYVKSSIRKHATTLAGLFILGMIFSIVKAPCAAPMLLVLLSRILIDGTVQDLSLLLVFGAGVLTPFLGVGVLGGYASSSRIREYRDVIRAGSGILLIGFGVWLIFWG
- a CDS encoding Orn/Lys/Arg family decarboxylase, translated to MDYLEEFPVLVIDDELHSDTAEGRASREIVIELKHEDFPVIEALTARDGIHAFLSHPHASCIVIDWELSPETADGTLTAADVITLIRERNPKVPIFLNTEKLAISAIPLSVISRIDGYIWKLEDTPGFIAGHIKRAAANYLADVLPPFFRGMMDYVEEYKYSWHTPGHMGGVAFLKNAAGRIFYNFFGENALRADLSASVPELGSLLEHSGAVGEAERKAAEVFGADRTYFVTGGTSAANKIVWLSTVTSGDVVLVDRNCHKSVMHAIIMTGAVPIYLIPSRNEYGIIGPIMSREFRPEVIAEKVRNCPLIEEPASRTVRMAAITNSTYDGICYSTERIEEHLRDRVPYLHYDEAWFGYARFHPLYAGRFGMHPTDEVGPTVFATQSTHKVLAAFSQGSMLHVRQDRGPVDHPRFNEAFMMLTSTSPQYTIIASLDVAARMMAGHSGRFLVEEAIEEAIVFRKKMVTVAEEIRAGSRAGEDYWWFTVWQPDCIMDEETERPLGEADAALLREHAGCWLLNPHDTWHGFPGIEEGYAMLDPIKVTILTPGIGPGGRMEERGIPAAVVTKYLRKSGIVVEKTGYYSFLVLFTLGITKGKSGTLLAELFQFKALYDRNSPLEEVFPDLVREHPARYSGRGLADLCREMHGYLRDGSIAGTLRNVYATLPEPVMTPAEAYRHLVRGEVAPVPAGEIEGRTVAVMVVPYPPGIPVIMPGERCGAATRAIVDYLVSLQEFDALFPGFESEVHGVDVVVAEDGQRVYYVYCVTE